A single region of the Amphiprion ocellaris isolate individual 3 ecotype Okinawa chromosome 4, ASM2253959v1, whole genome shotgun sequence genome encodes:
- the LOC111581297 gene encoding nuclear distribution protein nudE homolog 1, with protein MVEPTTHNFASLKEELGFWKEQAERHQQRAEESQEELQEFQQMSRDYEAELEAELKQCEGRNKELLLDNNRLRMELENIKEKFEAQHSDALRHISTLEEDLAQTTAVKDHLQKYIRELEQSNDDLERTKRATIMSLEDFEQRMNQVIERNAFLESELDEKENLLESVQRLKDEARDLRQELAVRQKERRPSSSLGKDTDRPDLPCPSAGNPSIPVTPSKPISSYATPPASSIRRGDGLTGTPLTTSARISALNIVGELLRKVGNLESKLASCRDFVYDTSVPRPALPAGPGSPAGLEAGNEAQATSLSPPPQYDSLVKRLEFGPAPPRGVSQGAQSPQGGVKILL; from the exons ATGGTAGAGCCAACAACACACAACTTCGCATCCTTAAAGGAGGAGCTGGGCTTCTGGAAGGAGCAGGCAGAGAGACACCAGCAGAG GGCTGAGGAGTCTCAGGAAGAGCTGCAGGAATTCCAGCAGATGAGTCGAGACTATGAAGCAGAACTGGAAGCGGAGCTGAAGCAGTGTGAGGGTCGAAATAAAGAGCTGCTGCTAGACAACAACCGACTTCGCATGGAACTGGAAAACATAAAG GAAAAATTTGAAGCCCAGCATTCTGATGCTTTGAGGCACATCTCAACCCTGGAGGAAGACCTGGCACAGACCACAGCAGTTAAAGATCACCTGCAGAAGTATATCAGAGAGTTAGAGCAGTCCAATGATGACCTGGAGAGAACCAAAAG GGCTACCATCATGTCTCTGGAGGACTTTGAGCAGCGGATGAACCAGGTCATTGAGAGGAATGCCTTTCTTGAAAGTGAGCTGGATGAGAAAGAGAATCTGCTTGAGTCTGTTCAGAGGCTCAAGGACGAAGCTAGAG ACCTTCGCCAGGAGCTGGCTGTGCGGCAGAAGGAGAGACGACCATCCAGCAGTCTGGGCAAAGACACTGATCGACCAGATCTGCCGTGTCCATCAGCTGGAAACCCATCCATCCCTGTCACACCCTCCAAACCTATCAGCTCATATGCCACgcctccagcatccagcatTCGACGAG GTGATGGTCTAACAGGGACCCCCCTCACTACATCTGCTAGAATATCTGCTCTCAACATTGTGGGAGAGCTGCTAAGAAAAGTTGGG AATTTGGAGTCAAAGTTGGCATCCTGTCGAGACTTTGTATATGACACGTCTGTCCCCAGACCAGCACTTCCAGCTGGGCCTGGTAGTCCTGCAGGTTTAGAAGCAGGCAATGAGGCCCAAGCTACCAGCTTGAGTCCTCCGCCACAGTACGACAg TTTAGTGAAGCGGTTAGAGTTTGGACCAGCTCCTCCAAGAGGGGTCTCCCAGGGGGCTCAGTCTCCACAGGGAGGTGTCAAGATCCTGCTATGA
- the LOC111581300 gene encoding pannexin-1, producing MAIAHVATEYVFSDFLLKDPTEKKYKGVRLELAVDKIVTILAVGLPLFLISLAFAQEVSVGTQISCFAPSNFSMRQAAYVDSFCWAAVQQQADSSPMWLHKFFPYILLSLAILLYIPALLWRFTAAPHISSDLSFIMEELDRFYNRAIKLAKNLASLDSNDSAEDTQSALDVAEGCFKYPLVEQYLKTKRFSHSLVVKYLACRVLTLLILLLACLYLGYYIRLASLTDEFPCDLRTGVLKNSSDVPPAIQCKLVAVGVFRLLSYINLGVYVLLAPLVVYAALGPARQSSIFLRPYEMLPGFGGLGVVTPIYNDLSIYLLFLCENLSELKSFKCLQVLELLQEAGDEGFDTMCLLQSLGQVKTDVLDSKKTCPRGNCKETKNAEE from the exons ATGGCGATCGCCCACGTCGCCACGGAGTACGTGTTTTCCGACTTTTTGCTCAAGGACCCCACGGAGAAGAAGTACAAAGGGGTGCGTCTGGAGCTGGCCGTGGATAAAATAGTCACGATCCTGGCGGTGGGGCTGCCTTTGTTTCTCATCTCCCTCGCCTTCGCTCAGGAGGTGTCAGTGG GTACCCAGATCAGCTGCTTCGCTCCCTCTAATTTCTCCATGAGACAGGCCGCATACGTGGACTCTTTTTGTTGGGCAGCAGTGCAGCAACAGGCTGACAGTTCACCAATGTGGCTGCATAAG TTCTTTCCATACATCCTGCTTTCACTGGCCATCCTTCTCTACATCCCGGCCTTGCTCTGGCGTTTCACAGCAGCTCCGCACATCTCCTCTGACCTCAGCTTCATCATGGAGGAGCTGGACCGCTTTTACAATCGTGCCATCAAACTGGCCAAGAATCTGGCTTCTTTAGATAGCAATGATTCAGCAGAGGACACCCAGAG tgcTTTGGATGTCGCTGAGGGCTGCTTTAAATACCCTTTAGTGGAACAGTATCTGAAGACTAAGCGCTTCAGTCACAGCCTTGTGGTGAAATACCTGGCATGCCGTGTCCTCACACTGCTCATCCTTCTGCTGGCATGCCTCTACCTCGGCTACTACATCCGACTGGCATCTCTGACCGATGAGTTTCCCTGCGACCTGCGGACGGGCGTGCTGAAGAACAGCAGTGATGTGCCGCCTGCTATTCAGTGTAAGCTTGTAGCAGTGGGTGTCTTCAGATTGCTCAGCTACATCAACCTGGGGGTGTATGTGCTTCTTGCTCCTTTGGTGGTTTACGCTGCCCTCGGACCTGCACGGCAGAGCTCCATCTTCCTCCGGCCTTATGAGATGCTGCCGGGATTTGGCGGTCTGGGTGTGGTCACGCCCATCTACAACGACCTCAGTATCTATCTGCTCTTCCTGTGCGAGAACCTGAGTGAACTCAAGTCATTTAAATGTCTGCAG GTGCTTGAGTTGTTGCAAGAGGCTGGTGATGAGGGCTTTGACACCATGTGCCTGCTGCAATCTCTGGGTCAGGTGAAAACAGACGTGTTAGACAGTAAGAAGACTTGCCCACGCGGGaactgcaaagaaacaaaaaatgctgaAGAATAA